In a genomic window of Glaciimonas sp. PCH181:
- a CDS encoding MFS transporter, protein MAISRVFLTPLIVACALFMENMDATVIATSLPAMALDMGESPIALKLAMTSYLVSLAVFIPISGWMADRFGARTVFRTAIGVFMFGSILCGMSHTLAEFVAARFLQGIGGAMMVPVGRLVILRTVSKADLVKALSYLTIPALLGPVIGPPLGGFITTYFHWRWIFFINIPISIVGIYLANRYIQNLREEQTVPLDWIGFLLSAIGCSCLMFGLASAGRHLVDSDISLICIAIGLTSLLAYVWHAFHCEHPLLNLRLLSIPTLRMNIYGGSLFRIGIGALPFLLPLLFQLGFGMSPFQSGLLTCVSSMGAMFVKTITSVVLKRYGFRTVLIYNTLFGAASMAAFGALAADTPHVLVGALLLIGGCVRSMQFTSLNAIAYADISPHQMSQATSLTSVAQQLAIGMGVTVGGFVLQISNQVQGHATIVSADFWPTFLIIGIIAMGALPFALKLRPDAGEEMTGRRS, encoded by the coding sequence ATGGCAATTTCTCGCGTTTTTCTTACTCCTTTGATTGTCGCCTGTGCTCTCTTTATGGAGAATATGGATGCGACCGTGATTGCGACCTCGTTACCGGCTATGGCGCTCGACATGGGCGAAAGTCCAATTGCGCTGAAACTGGCGATGACCTCTTATCTAGTCAGTCTGGCGGTGTTTATCCCGATTAGCGGCTGGATGGCAGATCGTTTTGGGGCACGCACCGTATTTCGAACTGCTATCGGCGTATTCATGTTCGGCTCTATCTTATGCGGCATGTCGCACACACTTGCTGAATTTGTGGCCGCTCGTTTTTTGCAGGGGATCGGTGGCGCGATGATGGTGCCGGTGGGCCGACTAGTAATTTTGCGAACGGTCTCAAAGGCGGATTTGGTGAAAGCGCTGAGCTATCTGACAATTCCTGCTTTGCTAGGGCCGGTGATCGGGCCACCGTTGGGCGGCTTCATCACCACTTATTTTCATTGGCGTTGGATATTTTTTATCAATATCCCGATCAGTATCGTCGGCATCTATCTTGCCAATCGTTACATTCAAAATTTGCGCGAAGAACAAACCGTGCCGCTAGACTGGATCGGCTTTTTGCTATCGGCAATTGGTTGCTCCTGCCTGATGTTTGGACTTGCCAGCGCAGGCCGCCATTTGGTCGATAGCGATATTTCGCTGATCTGTATCGCTATCGGTCTGACGTCGCTACTGGCGTATGTCTGGCACGCTTTCCATTGTGAGCACCCACTATTAAATCTGCGCCTGCTGTCGATTCCGACACTACGGATGAACATCTACGGCGGTTCACTGTTTCGGATTGGGATTGGCGCGCTACCGTTTTTGCTGCCGTTATTATTTCAGCTTGGATTCGGGATGTCGCCCTTCCAGTCCGGCTTGCTGACCTGTGTGTCGTCTATGGGAGCGATGTTTGTTAAAACCATCACGAGCGTGGTTTTAAAACGCTATGGTTTTCGCACTGTCCTCATTTACAACACGTTATTCGGTGCGGCGTCGATGGCGGCGTTCGGTGCGCTTGCCGCCGATACGCCGCACGTGCTGGTCGGCGCTTTGTTATTAATCGGGGGTTGTGTGCGTTCGATGCAGTTCACCAGTTTGAACGCCATTGCCTATGCCGATATTAGTCCGCACCAAATGAGTCAGGCCACCAGTTTAACCAGCGTAGCCCAACAACTCGCCATCGGTATGGGGGTTACGGTCGGCGGTTTCGTGCTGCAAATATCGAACCAGGTTCAAGGTCATGCCACTATCGTCAGCGCGGACTTTTGGCCGACATTCTTGATTATCGGGATTATCGCCATGGGCGCACTGCCATTTGCATTAAAATTGCGGCCGGATGCAGGGGAAGAAATGACCGGGCGGCGCAGTTAA
- a CDS encoding DUF938 domain-containing protein — MNKQFSTACERNSHPIATVLATQFTASATTPQRVLEIGSGTGQHAVYFAQQFPHLIWQTSDLAANHDSILAWQEDAALANVLPPLTLDMADPAWSQTIATTYDAVFTANTCHIMSWPQVRNMFLGVGRVLTSGGRFWTYGPFNVDGQFTSTSNAAFDASLKEYAAHMGIRDMAELIVLAAENRLILREDHPMPANNRLLEWEHV, encoded by the coding sequence ATGAACAAACAATTTTCAACCGCTTGCGAACGCAATAGCCACCCTATTGCCACAGTTCTGGCAACCCAATTCACAGCATCCGCAACGACCCCACAACGTGTACTAGAAATTGGCAGCGGAACCGGGCAACATGCGGTCTATTTCGCCCAGCAATTTCCACATCTGATCTGGCAAACCAGTGACCTCGCGGCCAATCACGACAGCATTCTTGCCTGGCAGGAAGATGCAGCACTGGCAAACGTTTTACCACCGCTAACATTAGATATGGCCGATCCAGCATGGTCGCAAACCATCGCCACAACCTACGATGCAGTGTTTACAGCCAATACCTGCCACATCATGTCGTGGCCGCAGGTCAGAAATATGTTTTTAGGTGTAGGGAGAGTACTAACATCCGGCGGCCGCTTTTGGACCTATGGACCGTTTAATGTCGATGGACAATTTACCAGCACCAGCAATGCCGCCTTCGATGCCAGTTTGAAAGAATACGCAGCGCATATGGGCATACGCGATATGGCCGAATTAATCGTGCTGGCTGCTGAGAACCGTCTGATATTGCGAGAAGATCATCCCATGCCAGCAAATAACCGCCTGCTGGAATGGGAACATGTTTGA
- a CDS encoding TVP38/TMEM64 family protein gives MRHTKRLLIVILFLVILLALFQFSGLREHFNLEFLRQQIVDNKVNGLLIFVLLFCMGNLIQVPGWIFLAAAVLALGKTWGGIATYIAATISCIFTFLTIRFIGGDAIRGLKNRTALKILHSLDAHPIKSIALLRILFQTVPALNYALALSGVKFHKYLIGTMIGLPLPIMVYCLFFDYIGKALHIH, from the coding sequence ATGCGCCACACAAAACGATTATTAATAGTCATCCTATTCCTGGTAATCCTACTAGCACTATTCCAATTTTCCGGTCTAAGAGAACATTTCAACCTGGAATTCCTACGCCAGCAAATCGTAGACAACAAAGTCAACGGTCTATTAATATTCGTCCTGCTATTCTGCATGGGTAACCTAATCCAAGTACCCGGCTGGATATTTCTGGCAGCGGCAGTCCTGGCGCTAGGCAAAACCTGGGGCGGCATAGCAACCTATATAGCCGCAACCATCTCCTGCATCTTCACATTCCTCACGATTCGCTTCATCGGCGGCGACGCCATCCGCGGCCTAAAAAATCGCACTGCACTAAAAATACTCCACAGCCTCGATGCACATCCAATCAAAAGCATCGCATTATTAAGAATATTATTTCAAACCGTCCCTGCCCTAAATTACGCCCTGGCGTTATCTGGCGTAAAGTTCCACAAATACTTAATTGGCACAATGATAGGTTTACCCTTGCCAATCATGGTCTATTGCCTATTCTTTGACTACATTGGCAAGGCGCTGCACATCCATTGA
- a CDS encoding M48 family metallopeptidase: MILLKYLQAYPSSLQDQIRVLIEQNRLGEYLLKRYPGKHAVQNDKALYSYTLGLKQAHLKNAPNIDKVLYDSRLDLTHKALGLHTAISRIQGGKLKAKKEIRVAALFKEAAPEFLQMIVVHELAHLKEQDHNKAFYKLCEYMLPEYHQLEFDLRVFLTYRELVKSGGGIVDKVV, translated from the coding sequence ATGATTCTACTCAAATATCTTCAGGCTTATCCGTCGTCATTGCAGGACCAGATACGCGTGCTTATTGAACAGAATCGTTTGGGCGAATATTTGCTTAAACGGTATCCGGGGAAGCATGCGGTTCAAAATGATAAAGCGTTATATAGCTATACGTTGGGGTTGAAGCAGGCGCATTTGAAAAATGCACCTAATATCGATAAAGTGCTGTACGACAGTCGGCTTGATTTGACGCATAAAGCCTTGGGGTTGCATACCGCTATTTCCCGGATTCAGGGTGGGAAGTTGAAGGCTAAGAAGGAAATTCGTGTTGCAGCGTTATTTAAAGAGGCGGCGCCAGAGTTTTTGCAGATGATTGTGGTGCATGAGTTGGCGCATCTTAAAGAGCAGGATCATAACAAGGCATTTTACAAGCTTTGTGAGTATATGTTGCCGGAGTATCATCAGTTGGAGTTTGATTTGAGGGTGTTTTTGACTTATCGGGAGTTGGTTAAAAGTGGGGGAGGGATTGTCGATAAGGTTGTTTGA
- a CDS encoding translocation/assembly module TamB domain-containing protein, whose translation MTKAIAPTSQQPDPTPSPKKARPKNKSPFVRRILAGLLMLMLVIVLAIVAVLIGVRSESGTKAIWTTATWLSQKHLSGELIGGTLAEGVRLKNVVYQDATQQFAIDKIDGRWQLTLSPLKFSVSHLHIGTVEARMQPKPSTPMTLPTRLTSPLALSLENITLDKFSLQQGIPAVGKPTELRNLSLHGQSDRVQHTLVIEGLDTAFGNVNATLHLQGEAPFTLQGGAQLQGAYEQEKYQIDANVSGTLSALNLEVHGNGDKLRATANIAATPFATIPFQRIQLSASNVNPKLFSAGAPFADLNIQADLVPVPVSSAEKNIALETLAVSGPLRINNASPGAIDKDRLPLISAQAELRLDSKHQQLSGLQIKLVDNASISGTGEYHSDGEEKNTGKFNLNVERLDLHALHGQLQPTQLQGPINLALTPDTQEISLKLADKNISAKIDAVIDPKKVDVRLAQLTAGPALLDATASMARDGEAPFVVKGKLRDVDPALWIKTTAPKSTSAKKTSAEKIAKPVSARINMDIDAAGKLTPALQLKLKFNVLDSVYDNLPMTGNGTINLAGKRLLPSDAHLSVAGNDAQLNGSFGVVGDRLNVKIDAGQLQRLGFGLSGALHLDGQVTGSMQRPAIKASYRAEKLQFGQHQVDDLSGQADIQTDLSAKLSAAGNKLQLSVEARGYRGPEVVLNKVSANLSGTFASHALKLESTGTVREKPLALTLAAQGKLIESTSGYGWQGTLSELKNQGIPRIALDGPLSISAAADKVVLGATRLTIADAVIALKNLSFDHGRVQSAGAINALKVNSVLDLIHEFTGNTPPLKTDLVLDSRWDFGLTDRATGFFEVNRRSGDLRVNAGRGDTALGLSELRVRADFQGTQVNLDAAVAAARIGTANAQVQVGLIALGNGLTVNDNAALSGAIKANVPQLKTVGGLIGPQVGLDGSLAMDVKLAGTLAQPTLSGAVAGDKLAVTLYDQGIKLRDGIARLTLEKNVIALKQLEFHGGDGTLRASGQLQLGKSNPDISATVVADRLQLFASPDRQLMLSGQAKVANVNDQLHVDGKFTVDKALFDLPKNTAPSLGDDVVIVRSNGKSSTTLLSEKAKLTRTAEKPAGSMTPIMNIDVDFGNDFRFRGSGADLRLGGTMTVHSEPFSPLRASGTIRVTDGTYEVFGRKLAIERGLINFRGPINNPNINILAMRRNQDVEAGAEISGYASSPRVKLVSEPNVSDEEKLSWLMFGHGSDSSALGQRQAAGQALALLGNYGGKKIAQGVGLDEFSIGSSESGLVNDQVVNIGKAITEKINLGYEQSLTGAASVLKLTWQFSRRWSMVLRGGTISGLDVLFNRRFDQFRTDKNPKNPVSQPEEKAP comes from the coding sequence ATGACCAAAGCAATCGCACCAACATCCCAGCAACCGGATCCGACGCCTTCTCCCAAGAAGGCGCGTCCTAAAAACAAGTCGCCATTTGTTCGCAGAATATTGGCTGGCTTGTTAATGCTGATGTTAGTGATCGTGCTGGCAATCGTCGCGGTATTAATAGGCGTGCGTTCCGAGTCCGGGACGAAAGCAATCTGGACAACGGCAACTTGGTTATCGCAAAAACATCTCAGCGGAGAACTGATAGGCGGGACCCTGGCAGAAGGTGTGCGCTTGAAAAATGTTGTGTATCAAGATGCTACGCAGCAGTTTGCTATCGATAAAATTGATGGACGCTGGCAACTGACGCTGTCGCCGCTGAAATTCAGCGTAAGTCATTTACATATCGGCACAGTCGAAGCGCGGATGCAGCCAAAGCCGTCTACACCGATGACGTTGCCAACCCGTTTAACCTCGCCGCTGGCATTGTCGCTGGAAAATATTACACTCGACAAATTCTCTTTGCAGCAAGGAATACCCGCAGTGGGGAAACCGACCGAGTTGCGCAATTTATCTCTGCATGGACAATCTGACCGAGTCCAACACACGTTGGTGATAGAGGGATTGGATACCGCATTCGGCAATGTTAACGCCACGCTGCATCTGCAGGGAGAGGCACCGTTTACCCTTCAGGGCGGCGCGCAATTGCAGGGTGCTTACGAACAGGAAAAATATCAAATCGATGCCAATGTATCTGGCACATTATCGGCACTGAATCTCGAAGTGCATGGCAATGGCGATAAATTACGCGCCACTGCAAACATCGCAGCGACACCTTTTGCAACGATCCCGTTTCAGCGGATACAGCTCAGCGCCAGCAATGTTAATCCCAAACTCTTCAGCGCTGGTGCGCCTTTCGCTGACTTGAATATTCAAGCCGATTTGGTGCCTGTGCCAGTTTCATCGGCTGAGAAAAATATCGCGTTAGAAACGCTGGCCGTAAGCGGCCCACTGCGCATCAATAATGCGTCGCCCGGTGCCATTGATAAAGATCGTTTGCCATTGATTTCTGCGCAAGCTGAGCTGCGTCTCGATTCAAAACATCAACAGTTATCCGGTTTGCAGATCAAGCTAGTGGATAACGCCAGCATTAGTGGAACCGGTGAGTATCATAGCGACGGGGAAGAGAAAAATACTGGCAAATTTAACCTCAATGTTGAACGGCTTGATTTGCATGCCTTGCATGGGCAATTACAACCGACCCAGTTGCAAGGACCGATCAATCTCGCTCTAACGCCGGATACGCAAGAAATCTCATTGAAACTGGCTGATAAAAATATCTCGGCCAAGATCGACGCGGTGATTGATCCGAAGAAAGTCGATGTGCGTCTGGCGCAATTAACCGCCGGTCCTGCATTGCTGGATGCCACTGCAAGCATGGCGCGTGATGGCGAAGCTCCCTTTGTAGTAAAGGGTAAATTACGTGATGTTGATCCTGCTTTATGGATAAAAACTACTGCGCCAAAAAGCACATCAGCTAAAAAAACCAGCGCAGAAAAAATCGCCAAGCCGGTTTCCGCCCGCATCAATATGGATATCGACGCTGCTGGTAAGTTAACCCCAGCACTCCAGCTAAAACTGAAATTCAATGTCCTCGACAGCGTTTATGACAACTTGCCGATGACAGGCAACGGCACCATTAATTTGGCTGGAAAGCGTTTGTTGCCAAGTGATGCACACTTGTCGGTGGCGGGTAACGACGCGCAATTAAACGGCAGTTTTGGTGTCGTCGGCGACCGCCTCAATGTCAAAATTGACGCCGGACAATTGCAGCGATTGGGCTTCGGCTTATCCGGTGCATTGCATCTGGATGGACAAGTAACGGGCAGCATGCAACGGCCGGCCATCAAGGCGAGTTACCGGGCAGAGAAATTACAATTTGGACAGCATCAGGTTGACGATTTATCCGGCCAGGCCGATATTCAAACCGATCTCAGTGCCAAGTTATCTGCTGCTGGCAACAAGCTGCAACTGAGTGTTGAAGCGCGCGGCTATCGCGGCCCTGAGGTGGTGCTGAATAAAGTCAGCGCGAACCTTTCCGGTACTTTCGCTAGCCACGCCTTAAAGCTGGAAAGCACAGGCACGGTGCGTGAAAAGCCTTTGGCGCTGACCCTTGCTGCGCAGGGAAAATTGATAGAAAGTACGAGCGGCTATGGCTGGCAGGGTACCTTAAGTGAGCTGAAAAATCAGGGCATTCCACGAATCGCGCTTGATGGTCCCTTATCGATTAGCGCAGCGGCGGATAAGGTCGTTTTAGGGGCAACGCGCCTGACCATTGCCGATGCCGTTATCGCGCTGAAAAACCTGAGTTTCGACCATGGGCGCGTCCAGTCTGCGGGTGCGATTAATGCACTGAAAGTGAATAGCGTACTGGACCTGATTCACGAATTTACGGGAAATACGCCGCCATTAAAAACAGATTTGGTTCTTGATAGCCGATGGGATTTCGGATTAACAGACCGTGCCACCGGCTTTTTTGAGGTTAACCGTCGTAGTGGCGATCTGCGTGTGAATGCAGGGCGCGGCGATACAGCGCTTGGTTTGTCCGAACTGCGGGTTCGGGCCGACTTTCAGGGAACGCAGGTTAATCTGGATGCAGCGGTAGCGGCAGCGCGCATCGGGACTGCTAACGCGCAAGTGCAGGTCGGCTTAATCGCACTCGGAAACGGGCTGACCGTGAATGATAACGCTGCGTTATCCGGGGCAATTAAAGCCAACGTTCCGCAATTGAAAACAGTCGGTGGACTGATTGGGCCGCAAGTCGGTTTGGACGGTAGCCTGGCGATGGATGTGAAACTGGCTGGCACGTTGGCGCAACCAACATTGTCGGGTGCAGTTGCTGGCGACAAGCTCGCCGTGACGCTATACGATCAGGGCATAAAATTGCGCGATGGTATCGCCCGTCTTACGTTGGAAAAAAATGTTATTGCGCTCAAGCAGCTTGAGTTTCATGGCGGAGATGGCACGTTGCGCGCAAGCGGGCAGCTACAGTTGGGTAAATCGAATCCTGATATTTCGGCTACGGTCGTGGCTGATCGTCTGCAACTTTTTGCTAGCCCGGATCGGCAATTAATGTTGTCAGGCCAAGCCAAGGTCGCCAACGTGAATGACCAGTTGCATGTCGATGGAAAATTTACAGTCGATAAGGCCTTGTTCGATTTGCCCAAGAATACCGCTCCATCTCTCGGTGATGATGTGGTGATTGTGCGGAGTAACGGCAAGTCGTCTACGACGCTTTTGTCAGAAAAAGCAAAACTCACCAGGACGGCAGAAAAGCCTGCGGGCAGCATGACGCCAATCATGAATATCGACGTCGATTTCGGTAACGATTTCCGTTTCCGTGGCAGCGGCGCAGATTTGCGTTTGGGTGGAACCATGACTGTGCATAGTGAGCCATTTTCACCGCTGCGCGCTAGTGGCACTATTCGGGTTACTGATGGGACGTATGAAGTATTCGGGCGTAAGCTGGCTATTGAACGCGGGTTGATTAACTTCAGAGGACCGATCAATAATCCCAATATTAATATTCTGGCGATGCGTCGCAATCAGGATGTTGAGGCGGGCGCGGAGATCAGCGGCTATGCTTCATCACCGCGGGTCAAACTGGTATCTGAGCCGAATGTGTCCGATGAAGAAAAACTTTCGTGGTTGATGTTTGGTCACGGCAGCGATAGCAGTGCGCTCGGCCAACGTCAAGCCGCAGGTCAGGCGTTGGCGTTGTTGGGTAATTACGGTGGTAAAAAAATTGCACAGGGCGTTGGGCTTGATGAGTTTTCTATCGGTTCGAGCGAATCCGGTTTGGTGAATGACCAAGTGGTGAATATCGGCAAAGCGATTACTGAGAAAATCAATCTGGGCTATGAGCAAAGTCTGACCGGTGCGGCCAGCGTATTGAAACTAACGTGGCAGTTTTCACGTCGTTGGTCGATGGTATTGCGGGGCGGGACTATTAGTGGGTTGGATGTGTTATTTAATCGACGGTTTGATCAGTTCCGGACGGATAAAAATCCGAAAAATCCGGTTTCACAGCCAGAGGAGAAAGCGCCATAA
- a CDS encoding autotransporter assembly complex family protein — protein sequence MTPTPRKPAMWLIYPIYGIVCGLFAVQTTDAFATYKVDIEAPKAISALLKEHLDLVRYKDRDDLSDDQLKFMLDTVNDQVAQLASTEGYFLPTTKVTVDEGKVKVIHLKVDAHQRTMVSQATIDVTGKVVSEVPERIGRIQRNWRLAVGEPFRQSDWDAAKEHSLQLLQYKGFPSAKIVHSEARIEPDNNQAQLSVEYDSGPSFTLGPVEISGTKRYPQSIIQNINPLNVGENYDLDRLLYLQRQIQSTGYFGNVIVGIDDDPAHPTLTPVKVQVTEFPTQRVRAGVGYGTDTGAQVQGRYSNYNVFGKAWVFDSQAKIEQRRQYGLLELDMPPDQRGFVNGINTSYDRTTLEGVDLRSQRIGLKRSRTLENYDTTLTLDYYRDSLQQTDGAVLPSNTVILPGQHQAVVPGFSWTRRDVDDQIFPTEGHIFSVQTGVALKGVLTDQSFFRAYLRYKQYVPAAKRDIMIFRVEGGAVFTKGASAEVPASLLFRAGGNESVRGYSYQGIGNTQNGTVYPTKYLVTASAEYQHWFNHTWGAAVFYDIGAATNSWADKEIKVGTGFGARWRSPVGPVDVDLAYGVQDKRIRPHISLGIAF from the coding sequence ATGACGCCAACTCCACGCAAGCCTGCAATGTGGTTGATCTACCCAATCTACGGCATTGTTTGTGGCCTGTTTGCTGTGCAAACTACCGATGCTTTCGCCACCTATAAAGTCGACATTGAAGCACCGAAAGCAATCAGCGCTCTGCTAAAAGAACATCTCGATCTGGTCCGCTATAAAGATCGCGATGATCTTAGCGACGATCAATTGAAATTCATGCTCGATACCGTTAACGATCAAGTCGCTCAACTTGCCTCGACTGAAGGTTATTTTTTGCCAACGACCAAGGTGACCGTAGATGAGGGAAAAGTCAAAGTCATCCATCTGAAAGTTGATGCGCACCAGCGCACGATGGTGTCGCAGGCAACGATTGACGTGACCGGTAAAGTCGTGAGCGAGGTGCCCGAACGGATTGGGCGGATACAGCGTAACTGGCGCTTGGCTGTCGGTGAGCCATTTCGTCAAAGCGACTGGGACGCCGCTAAAGAGCATAGTTTGCAACTTCTGCAATACAAGGGTTTTCCATCCGCCAAGATTGTCCATTCCGAAGCCAGAATCGAACCTGATAATAACCAGGCGCAGTTATCGGTTGAGTACGATAGCGGCCCGTCATTCACCTTGGGTCCGGTAGAAATCAGTGGCACGAAGCGCTATCCGCAAAGCATCATCCAGAATATCAATCCGCTGAATGTTGGCGAAAATTACGACCTCGATCGCCTGCTTTATTTGCAGCGTCAAATACAAAGTACCGGCTATTTCGGGAATGTGATTGTTGGGATAGACGATGATCCTGCGCATCCGACGTTGACGCCAGTGAAGGTGCAAGTCACAGAATTTCCGACGCAACGCGTGCGTGCCGGGGTCGGCTATGGCACGGATACCGGTGCGCAGGTGCAGGGGCGCTATTCGAATTACAACGTATTTGGAAAGGCGTGGGTATTTGATAGTCAGGCCAAGATTGAGCAACGGCGGCAGTACGGATTGCTTGAGCTAGATATGCCGCCGGATCAACGTGGTTTCGTCAACGGTATTAATACGTCGTATGACCGGACTACCTTAGAGGGCGTAGATTTGCGCAGCCAACGGATTGGATTGAAGCGCTCACGTACGTTGGAAAATTACGATACTACACTGACGCTCGATTATTATCGTGATTCACTACAGCAAACCGATGGTGCAGTATTACCTTCTAATACGGTCATTTTGCCGGGCCAGCATCAAGCCGTGGTGCCCGGATTTAGCTGGACCCGACGCGACGTCGATGACCAGATTTTCCCTACAGAAGGCCATATATTTTCAGTACAAACCGGGGTTGCTTTAAAAGGCGTATTGACCGATCAGAGTTTTTTTCGCGCCTACTTGCGTTACAAACAATATGTTCCCGCAGCGAAACGCGACATCATGATATTTCGCGTAGAGGGCGGTGCGGTATTTACCAAAGGCGCCAGTGCCGAAGTCCCTGCATCGCTGTTATTCCGTGCCGGTGGAAATGAATCGGTACGTGGCTATAGCTATCAAGGAATCGGTAATACGCAAAACGGCACCGTCTATCCGACTAAATATCTGGTGACGGCCAGCGCCGAGTATCAACACTGGTTTAATCACACCTGGGGCGCGGCCGTGTTCTACGATATCGGGGCAGCGACCAATAGCTGGGCCGATAAAGAAATCAAGGTCGGTACCGGTTTCGGCGCACGCTGGCGCAGCCCGGTTGGTCCGGTCGATGTTGATTTGGCGTATGGCGTGCAAGACAAACGTATCCGGCCCCATATTTCGTTAGGCATCGCTTTTTGA
- the fumC gene encoding class II fumarate hydratase — MTTTRTERDTFGNIEVPSEKLWGAQTQRSLAHFHISTERMPTELIRALAYVKQACARVNLDLGKLPAPKADAIVRAAEEVILGKHPDEFPLAIWQTGSGTQSNMNMNEVLANRASELLGGERGEARLVHPNDAVNLSQSSNDIFPTAMHVAAVMGISEALLPALKSLRATLQEKSLAFNDIVKIGRTHLQDATPLTLGQEFSGYVAQLDFAERTIVASLDGLYALAAGGTAVGTGMNAHPEFGARVAAVLSKALDVPFSTAENKFAALAAHDAFVSAHGALKTLAAALMKIANDVRWMASGPRSGLGEISIPENEPGSSIMPGKVNPTQCEALTMLCCQVFGNDVAINFGGASGNFELNVFKPLIAHNFLQSVRLLADGMASFDHHCASGISANEDRIAELMARSLMLVTALAPHIGYDKAAKIAKHAHHDGTTLKEAALALGYVTEQEFAEWVQPSKMTYPE; from the coding sequence ATGACCACCACCAGAACAGAGCGCGATACCTTTGGCAATATTGAGGTGCCATCAGAAAAACTTTGGGGCGCGCAAACGCAGCGCTCTCTCGCCCATTTTCATATTTCCACTGAACGCATGCCAACCGAATTGATCAGGGCGCTAGCCTATGTCAAACAAGCCTGCGCCCGCGTTAATCTGGATCTCGGAAAATTGCCAGCGCCTAAGGCAGACGCTATCGTGCGCGCAGCAGAAGAAGTCATTCTCGGCAAGCACCCGGATGAGTTTCCATTAGCGATCTGGCAGACCGGATCCGGTACGCAAAGCAACATGAACATGAACGAAGTGCTGGCTAATCGCGCTTCCGAATTGCTCGGCGGCGAACGCGGCGAAGCCCGTTTGGTGCATCCAAACGACGCGGTTAATTTGAGTCAATCGTCCAACGATATTTTTCCGACAGCGATGCATGTCGCCGCCGTCATGGGTATTAGCGAAGCGCTGTTGCCTGCGCTGAAAAGTTTGCGCGCGACATTGCAGGAAAAATCGTTAGCGTTCAATGACATCGTCAAAATCGGTCGTACCCATTTGCAAGATGCAACGCCATTGACACTCGGTCAGGAATTTTCGGGCTATGTTGCGCAACTCGATTTTGCAGAGCGCACGATCGTCGCTTCGTTAGATGGCTTATACGCGCTCGCCGCTGGCGGCACAGCCGTCGGCACTGGGATGAACGCGCATCCTGAATTCGGCGCACGTGTGGCCGCAGTTTTGAGTAAAGCGCTCGACGTACCGTTTTCTACCGCCGAGAATAAATTCGCGGCCCTCGCTGCGCACGACGCTTTCGTCTCTGCACACGGCGCCTTAAAAACCCTGGCCGCAGCGCTGATGAAAATCGCCAATGACGTCCGTTGGATGGCCTCGGGACCGCGCTCTGGCTTAGGTGAAATCAGTATTCCAGAGAATGAACCCGGCAGTTCGATCATGCCCGGCAAAGTCAATCCGACCCAGTGCGAAGCGTTGACGATGCTTTGTTGTCAGGTATTCGGCAATGATGTTGCGATTAATTTCGGCGGTGCTTCCGGCAACTTTGAGCTGAATGTGTTTAAACCGCTGATTGCGCATAACTTCTTGCAAAGTGTGCGTCTTTTAGCAGATGGCATGGCGAGTTTTGATCATCATTGCGCCAGCGGCATCAGCGCTAATGAAGATCGGATTGCCGAATTAATGGCGCGCTCGTTGATGCTGGTGACTGCTCTGGCCCCGCACATTGGCTATGACAAGGCGGCAAAAATCGCCAAGCATGCGCATCACGATGGCACTACTTTGAAGGAAGCGGCATTAGCGCTGGGATACGTCACCGAGCAGGAATTCGCGGAATGGGTGCAGCCTTCTAAAATGACATATCCGGAATAA